The following are encoded together in the Sphingomonas insulae genome:
- a CDS encoding cell envelope biogenesis protein TolA, producing the protein MDRAEKVGLGVAVVGHLVLFGLLSVGFLSTPNPEKLQQTPMEVSLVKDVGLEATAPQAVTPPAQSVAPDQGEPEDAAPPAETIAEPEPEPEPAPPQPQPKPAPPKPVPPKPEPAPAPKPKPVPAKPQPKPRPKPAEAPAKPAAKPAPAKPTARPAPAAPAKSASKAPSAPSKPAAAKGTGSKPESTAAKPRGSRLGANFLEGLTSEPSTSKSTAPRAAKVDARAMASIVQAIARQIQPCADRQVNPGPGANEIVTTLNLRLNEDGTLAATPRMVRQSGVTDENDRYRQRVVDLGVAAFKGCSPLKLPAEYYATPSGGWNNINFQWKLQ; encoded by the coding sequence ATGGATCGGGCGGAAAAGGTCGGACTGGGCGTTGCGGTCGTCGGGCATCTGGTGCTCTTCGGCCTGCTGTCGGTCGGTTTCCTGTCGACGCCCAATCCCGAAAAGTTGCAGCAGACCCCGATGGAGGTCAGCCTGGTCAAGGACGTCGGGCTGGAAGCGACCGCGCCGCAGGCGGTGACGCCGCCTGCGCAATCGGTCGCGCCCGATCAGGGGGAGCCGGAAGACGCCGCCCCGCCGGCGGAGACGATCGCGGAGCCGGAGCCCGAACCGGAACCCGCGCCGCCCCAGCCGCAGCCGAAGCCGGCCCCGCCAAAGCCGGTCCCGCCAAAACCGGAGCCTGCACCCGCGCCGAAGCCCAAGCCCGTACCGGCCAAGCCACAACCGAAGCCGAGGCCGAAACCGGCGGAGGCGCCGGCCAAGCCCGCCGCCAAGCCGGCACCGGCGAAGCCCACCGCCAGGCCCGCACCCGCCGCTCCTGCGAAATCCGCGTCGAAGGCGCCGTCTGCCCCATCGAAGCCGGCGGCGGCGAAGGGCACCGGCAGCAAGCCCGAATCCACGGCGGCGAAGCCGCGCGGATCGCGGCTCGGCGCCAATTTCCTCGAAGGGCTGACCAGCGAACCCTCGACCAGCAAATCGACAGCGCCGCGTGCCGCCAAGGTCGATGCGCGAGCGATGGCGTCGATCGTCCAGGCGATCGCCCGCCAGATCCAGCCGTGCGCGGATCGTCAGGTGAACCCCGGGCCGGGCGCGAACGAGATCGTGACGACGCTCAACCTGCGTCTCAACGAGGACGGCACGCTCGCCGCGACGCCGCGCATGGTGCGCCAGTCGGGCGTCACCGACGAAAACGATCGCTACCGGCAGCGCGTCGTCGACCTGGGCGTCGCCGCGTTCAAGGGCTGTTCGCCGTTGAAGCTGCCGGCCGAATATTATGCGACACCGTCGGGGGGCTGGAACAACATCAACTTCCAGTGGAAGCTGCAGTGA
- the ubiG gene encoding bifunctional 2-polyprenyl-6-hydroxyphenol methylase/3-demethylubiquinol 3-O-methyltransferase UbiG has protein sequence MASSTIDPAGIGPIDTPGGSTINPHEARHFGTMAQDWWNPKGSSAMLHKLNPARLGYIRAAVDLHWDGDDTSFTPLAGRTALDVGCGAGLLCEPLARLGAAVTGIDAAPENIAVAQVHAVQSGLTIDYRAVGVEAMTGRFDLVTSLEVIEHVNDPAGFVRGLAEALADDGLLVMSTPNRTPLSRLALITLAEGTGRIPRGTHDWDKFLTPDALTDLIERAGLTVTDVRGLGFSPATGFTLTDSTQLDYFVTAKRL, from the coding sequence ATGGCAAGCAGCACGATCGACCCCGCGGGCATCGGCCCGATCGACACCCCGGGCGGGAGCACGATCAACCCGCACGAGGCGCGGCACTTCGGCACGATGGCGCAGGATTGGTGGAACCCCAAGGGGTCGTCGGCGATGCTGCACAAGCTGAACCCGGCGCGGCTCGGCTACATCCGCGCGGCGGTCGATCTGCACTGGGACGGCGACGACACCAGCTTCACGCCGCTGGCGGGCAGGACCGCGCTCGACGTCGGCTGCGGCGCGGGGTTGCTGTGCGAACCATTGGCGCGACTGGGCGCGGCCGTCACCGGCATCGACGCCGCGCCCGAGAATATCGCGGTGGCACAGGTTCATGCGGTACAGAGCGGCCTCACCATCGACTATCGCGCGGTGGGCGTGGAGGCGATGACCGGGCGCTTCGACCTCGTCACCAGCCTGGAGGTGATCGAGCACGTCAACGATCCCGCCGGCTTCGTGCGCGGGCTGGCGGAGGCACTGGCGGACGATGGCCTGCTGGTGATGTCGACCCCCAACCGCACGCCGCTGTCGCGCCTCGCACTCATCACGCTAGCAGAGGGGACGGGGCGTATCCCGCGCGGCACGCACGATTGGGATAAATTCCTGACGCCCGACGCGCTGACCGACCTGATCGAACGCGCCGGCCTGACGGTGACCGACGTCCGCGGCCTGGGCTTCTCGCCCGCGACCGGGTTCACGCTGACCGACTCGACGCAGCTCGATTATTTCGTGACCGCAAAGCGCCTGTAG
- a CDS encoding aspartate kinase, with translation MARIVMKFGGTSMAGIERIRSVAARVKREVEAGNQVAVVVSAMAGETDRLVGFCREASSLYDPREYDVVVSAGEQITSGLLAIALQAAGVKARSWMGWQLPIHTDDAFAKARIGTIDTAALDASLNAGEVAVIPGFQGIADDAHGGRGRVTTLGRGGSDTSAVAVAAAMKADRCDIYTDVDGVYTTDPRIVPRARKLAKVTYEEMLELASVGAKVLQTRSVGLAMKEQVRVQVLSSFTGEDAPMADTLPGTMIVGEEEIEDVERQLITGIAHDKNEAKITLISVPDKPGAVAAIFEPLAAANINVDMIIQNIAHNHGSTDVTFTVPSADLARSLESLNQGREAIGFSELVHDTRVAKISVVGVGMRSHAGVASTMFTTLGARGINIQAISTSEIKVSVLIHEDETELAVRVLHTAYGLDAVDAAA, from the coding sequence ATGGCGCGGATCGTGATGAAGTTCGGCGGCACGTCGATGGCCGGGATCGAGCGCATCCGGAGCGTCGCCGCGCGCGTCAAACGCGAGGTGGAGGCGGGCAACCAGGTTGCCGTCGTCGTATCGGCGATGGCGGGCGAGACCGACCGGCTGGTCGGCTTTTGCCGCGAGGCATCGTCGCTGTACGATCCGCGCGAATATGACGTCGTCGTATCGGCGGGAGAACAGATCACCAGCGGGCTGCTCGCCATCGCCTTGCAGGCGGCGGGCGTAAAGGCGCGGTCGTGGATGGGATGGCAGTTGCCGATCCATACCGACGACGCCTTCGCCAAGGCGCGGATCGGCACCATCGACACCGCGGCGCTGGACGCCAGCCTGAACGCGGGCGAGGTGGCGGTGATCCCGGGTTTCCAGGGCATCGCCGACGATGCCCACGGTGGCAGGGGCCGCGTGACGACGCTGGGCCGCGGCGGATCGGACACGTCGGCGGTCGCGGTGGCGGCGGCGATGAAGGCGGACCGCTGCGACATCTACACCGATGTCGACGGCGTCTACACGACCGATCCCCGCATCGTGCCGCGCGCCCGCAAGCTCGCCAAGGTGACGTACGAAGAGATGCTGGAACTCGCCAGCGTCGGCGCGAAGGTGTTGCAGACCCGGTCGGTCGGCCTCGCCATGAAGGAACAGGTCCGCGTCCAGGTGCTCTCGTCCTTCACCGGCGAGGATGCGCCGATGGCGGACACATTGCCCGGCACGATGATCGTCGGCGAAGAGGAGATTGAAGACGTGGAACGCCAGCTCATCACCGGCATCGCGCACGACAAGAACGAGGCGAAGATCACGCTGATCAGCGTGCCGGACAAGCCCGGTGCGGTCGCCGCGATCTTCGAACCGCTCGCGGCGGCGAACATCAACGTCGACATGATCATCCAGAATATCGCGCACAACCACGGTTCGACCGACGTCACCTTCACGGTGCCGTCGGCGGACCTCGCGCGGTCGCTGGAATCGCTCAATCAGGGCCGCGAGGCGATCGGGTTCAGCGAGCTGGTCCACGACACGCGCGTCGCCAAGATCTCGGTCGTCGGCGTCGGCATGCGCAGCCATGCGGGCGTCGCCAGCACGATGTTCACGACGCTCGGCGCACGCGGCATCAACATCCAGGCGATCTCGACCAGCGAGATCAAGGTGTCGGTGCTGATCCACGAGGACGAGACCGAACTCGCCGTCCGCGTCCTCCACACCGCTTATGGCCTCGATGCCGTGGACGCCGCCGCGTGA
- the tolQ gene encoding protein TolQ: MNPVFNMDAATMSPVALFIQADWVVKFVMGGLLLASIWTWALIIAFWRRLGRIRKGMTGFERDFWKAEDIDAFYKAEADKDLPSARVFAAGVKEWRRSTAGGSIDKHGTRERLATAMGAAAALEIDRISDRLNILATIGSVAPFVGLFGTVWGIMRSFTGIAQAQNSSLAVVAPGIAEALFATAIGLFAAIPAVIAYNRFSHGVNRIEAALNRFADGFHTTLSRQLDGGR; the protein is encoded by the coding sequence ATGAATCCGGTGTTCAACATGGATGCGGCGACGATGTCGCCCGTCGCGCTCTTCATTCAGGCGGACTGGGTGGTGAAGTTCGTGATGGGCGGCCTGCTGCTCGCCAGCATCTGGACCTGGGCGCTCATCATCGCCTTCTGGCGACGGCTCGGCCGCATCCGCAAGGGGATGACCGGGTTCGAACGCGATTTCTGGAAGGCGGAGGATATCGACGCCTTCTACAAGGCCGAGGCGGACAAGGACCTGCCGTCGGCGCGGGTGTTCGCCGCCGGGGTGAAGGAATGGCGCCGTTCGACCGCGGGCGGATCGATCGACAAGCACGGCACGCGCGAACGGCTGGCGACCGCGATGGGCGCGGCGGCGGCGTTGGAGATCGACCGGATCAGCGATCGGCTCAACATCCTGGCGACGATCGGCTCGGTCGCGCCGTTCGTCGGGTTGTTCGGCACCGTCTGGGGGATCATGCGCAGCTTCACGGGCATCGCGCAGGCGCAGAATTCGTCGCTGGCGGTGGTCGCACCGGGCATCGCGGAGGCGCTGTTCGCGACCGCGATCGGCCTGTTCGCAGCGATCCCCGCGGTCATTGCCTACAATCGCTTCAGCCATGGCGTGAACCGGATCGAGGCGGCGCTGAACCGCTTCGCCGACGGTTTCCACACGACGCTGTCGCGCCAGCTGGACGGTGGCCGATGA
- a CDS encoding YbgC/FadM family acyl-CoA thioesterase, translated as MSDDGVDQPQGGRFEGREHRYPVRVFFEDTDLSGVVYHANYLRYMERARSDMLRLAGIDQRGVHDAGEGAYAVADLAIRYRAPAGLDDALLVASRIVAVRAASVAIHHTVRRGSLVLAEADVTAALVAPSGRPTRQPAAWLDIYQRLIWQGTNS; from the coding sequence ATGAGTGATGACGGTGTGGACCAACCACAGGGAGGACGCTTCGAGGGCCGCGAGCACCGCTATCCGGTGCGCGTGTTCTTCGAGGACACCGACCTGTCCGGCGTCGTCTATCACGCCAATTACCTGAGATACATGGAACGCGCGCGGTCCGACATGCTGCGCCTCGCCGGCATCGACCAGCGCGGCGTGCACGATGCGGGCGAGGGCGCCTATGCCGTCGCCGACCTTGCCATCCGCTATCGGGCGCCCGCGGGGCTGGACGATGCCCTGCTCGTCGCCAGCCGCATCGTCGCGGTGCGCGCTGCCAGCGTCGCCATTCATCACACAGTCAGGCGCGGTTCGCTTGTCTTGGCCGAGGCCGATGTCACGGCGGCGCTGGTCGCGCCATCGGGGCGGCCGACGCGTCAACCGGCCGCCTGGCTCGACATCTACCAACGCCTGATCTGGCAGGGGACCAATTCATGA
- the tolR gene encoding protein TolR codes for MAMNLPSQRGRGRRAPVADINVTPLVDVMLVLLIIFMVTAPLLTAGVPVNLPDSRAKALDQDQKPVQLSLDAAGKLFIDDEEIAETSLPQRLERIAQVQAGGEPPQVFLRADRALDYGRVMRVMGELNRAGLNRVSLLTVEGGSAAQ; via the coding sequence ATGGCGATGAACCTTCCCTCGCAGCGCGGCCGGGGTCGGCGCGCGCCGGTCGCCGACATCAACGTCACGCCGCTGGTCGACGTGATGCTGGTGCTGCTCATCATCTTCATGGTCACCGCGCCGCTGCTCACGGCGGGCGTGCCGGTCAACCTGCCCGACAGCCGGGCGAAGGCGCTCGATCAGGACCAGAAACCGGTGCAGCTGTCGCTCGATGCCGCCGGCAAGCTGTTCATCGACGATGAGGAGATCGCCGAGACCAGCCTGCCGCAGCGGCTGGAACGGATCGCGCAGGTGCAGGCCGGTGGCGAGCCGCCGCAGGTGTTCCTGCGCGCCGACCGTGCGCTCGACTATGGTCGGGTGATGCGCGTGATGGGCGAACTGAACCGCGCGGGGCTGAACCGCGTGTCGCTGCTCACCGTAGAGGGCGGGTCGGCAGCGCAGTGA
- the tolB gene encoding Tol-Pal system beta propeller repeat protein TolB: MRMIRSLLVALSVTVAVPALAQVAPAPAPQGQAPVAQGPAGQEAAPLEVSVTGGVSAPMPIAIPAMPTAQVVSTPAGSTDVLGRQMADIIANDLRNSGLFTPLGSNQLRPVAFPEVNAPQFDYWGGTGAQALVQGFVRANGDGNLTIGCYLYDVFSKVELTRSGFVVSPGDWRRAGHKCADMVYARLTGEGPYFDSRVVYVSETGPKGKRIKRLAIMDQDGANHRFLTNGQSIVLTPRFAPNQQSIVYMSYENDRPSIYVYDLGSGRPRRVVQNVSLTFAPRFSPDGRYILFSMAQNGNTDIYRVSSQGGTPQRLTNSPGIDTGGSYSPDGSRIAFESDRSGGQQIYVMNADGSNQQRISFGGGRYATPVWSPRGDLIAFTKLGGSFRIGMMSPSGGGEKILTNGQDEGPSWSPNGRVITFYRSGSGSGGKADLWMVDLTGQVERKIPTPLDGSDPAWGPLRP, encoded by the coding sequence ATGCGTATGATCCGGTCGTTGCTCGTCGCGCTCAGTGTCACCGTCGCCGTTCCGGCGTTGGCGCAGGTCGCCCCCGCGCCCGCTCCGCAGGGGCAGGCGCCCGTAGCGCAGGGCCCCGCCGGGCAGGAAGCCGCGCCGCTCGAGGTATCGGTCACCGGCGGCGTCTCCGCGCCGATGCCGATCGCCATCCCCGCGATGCCGACCGCGCAGGTGGTCTCCACCCCCGCCGGGTCGACCGACGTGCTCGGACGCCAGATGGCCGACATCATCGCCAACGACCTGCGCAATTCCGGGCTGTTCACACCGCTGGGCAGCAACCAGCTGCGCCCCGTCGCCTTTCCGGAGGTCAACGCGCCGCAGTTCGATTATTGGGGCGGCACGGGCGCGCAGGCGCTGGTGCAAGGCTTCGTCCGCGCCAATGGCGACGGCAACCTGACGATCGGCTGCTATCTCTACGACGTGTTCTCGAAGGTCGAGCTGACCCGGTCGGGCTTCGTCGTGTCGCCGGGCGACTGGCGCCGCGCCGGGCATAAATGCGCCGACATGGTCTATGCGCGCCTGACCGGCGAAGGCCCCTATTTCGACAGCCGCGTCGTCTACGTCTCGGAAACGGGGCCGAAGGGCAAGCGCATCAAGCGGCTGGCGATCATGGACCAGGATGGCGCCAACCACCGCTTCCTGACCAACGGCCAGTCGATCGTGCTGACCCCGCGCTTCGCGCCGAACCAGCAGTCGATCGTCTACATGAGCTACGAGAACGACCGGCCGTCGATCTATGTCTATGATCTCGGCTCGGGGCGGCCGCGCCGGGTGGTGCAGAACGTCAGCCTCACCTTCGCGCCGCGCTTCTCGCCCGATGGCCGCTATATCCTGTTCTCCATGGCGCAGAACGGCAACACCGACATCTATCGCGTATCGAGCCAGGGCGGCACGCCGCAGCGGCTGACCAATTCGCCGGGCATCGACACCGGCGGCAGCTATTCGCCCGACGGGTCCCGCATCGCGTTCGAAAGCGACCGGTCCGGCGGCCAGCAGATCTATGTGATGAACGCCGACGGATCGAACCAGCAGCGGATCAGCTTTGGCGGGGGGCGCTATGCGACCCCGGTGTGGAGCCCGCGCGGCGACCTGATCGCCTTCACCAAACTGGGCGGCAGCTTCCGCATCGGCATGATGTCGCCGTCGGGCGGGGGCGAGAAGATCCTCACCAACGGGCAGGACGAAGGGCCGAGCTGGTCGCCGAACGGCCGCGTCATCACCTTCTACCGTTCCGGGTCGGGCAGCGGCGGCAAGGCCGACCTGTGGATGGTCGACCTGACCGGACAGGTGGAACGCAAGATACCGACGCCGCTCGACGGCTCCGACCCCGCCTGGGGACCCTTGCGCCCGTAA